The DNA region ATCGTTTTTATCATGCTTTTTAGCTCATTTAGTAGTGGAGATCTACTTATCACCTCTTTTATCATCGCCATTTGCTCGTTTATGCAGGGCGCAAAAGTTTTTATGCAAAATTTTAGACTTAATAAAAAGTGCGACTACGCCGAGCAGGCCGTGATAAATGGGGCTAGTAAATTTAGCCTTATCTGCTTTGAAATTTTGCCAAATTTAAAGCATCTAATAGTTAGTATCTTTGGCATAAACGCGATAAACGCGGTCGTCATGGAGGCTACGCTTGGCTTTTTTGGCGTGGGTAGCGATGCAAATAAAATAAGCCTTGGCATCATGCTAAATGAGAGTAAAGAGGCGCTTTTTCTTGGCTCTTGGTGGATGGTGCTTTTCCCTGGCGTGACGCTATTTTTGCTCATCCTCGCAACCTCGATCATCACGTCAAATTCAAAAAATGGCAATATAAAAATATGATAGATATTAAAAATTTAAACGTTTTTTATAAGGATAAGAAACTTTTGCGTGAGCTTGATTTTGGCATGAGCGAGGGTAAATTTATAGGTATCACGGGTGCAAGCGGCAGTGGCAAATCGCTCTTTGCAAAGAGCTTAATAAGGCTTTTTGATGATGATTTTAGAGTGAGGGCAGATAAATTTAGCATTTATAAAAAAGATATCTTAAAACTTAGCCAAAATGAGCTAAAAGAGCACAGAAGAAAGGTTGCTGCGCTCGTTTTTCAAAACTCCGTTGCTAGCCTTCATCCGCTCTTAAACGTAGGTGATCACTTTAACGCATATCTTGGCGGTGATAATAAAACAAATAAAGAGCTTGCATTTGCTTATTTTAGGGAGTTTGGGCTGGGTAATGCAAATCTCATCTGGCACAAATACTCATACGAGCTAAGTGGCGGCGAGGCGAGCCGCGTACAGATCGCTCTTGCACTTTGCCTGAGGCCAAAAATTTTAGTCTGCGACGAGATAACAAGCGGGCTTGATAGCATTAGCGGTAGCCACGTGGCGGGCATCTTGGAGAGTTTAAAGGGCAAGATGAGCGTCATCTTTATCTCGCACGATGAGGCGCTGACAAGCTATCTTAGTGATGAAATTTGGCAGATGAGAGATGGGCGGCTAAATTTAAAGGAAAATGCGTGAAAATAAGGCTTGAAAACGTCTCAAAAAGTTTAAGTTTTAAGGAGCATTTTAACGCTAGAGCTGAAGTGCTGCACCTTTTAGAGGGGATAAGTTGCGAGCTTGATGATGGCGAAAATTTAGCCATTTTGGGGCAAAGCGGTAGTGGCAAAAGCACGCTTGCAAAGCTCATATCATTTAGTGAGCCAAAAAGTGGGGGCAAAATTTACATAAACGATGAGGAGATCACGGATAAAAATGAGCTCAAAAAAGATATCAGGTATATCTTGCAAAATCAAAAGCAAGCCCTAAATCCAGCGCTAAAAGTAAAAACAGCCATCGCTCACGTGAGATCATACCTTAAGCTTAGCTTTAGCGAAAATGAGCTCAAAGAGCTTCTAGCAAATTTAAATTTAAAAGATGAAATTTTAGATAAATATCCATCTCAGCTAAGTGGCGGTGAGGCTACAAGGGTCGGGATATTGCTGGCACTACTCTCAAAACCAAAAGTCTTAATCTGCGATGAGATAACAAGCGGGCTTGATAATGAAACAAAGCAAAAGATCATAAATTTGCTTTTAAGCTTAGATGAAAAGATCAGCATTATTTTTATCACGCACGATATTTTAAGTGCGATGAAGATAGCGCAAAAGGTGCTAATCATCGAATCCGGCAAGCAAGTGGCTTTTGGTAAATTTGATGATCTTGCAAGCCAAAATGTCCTTAAAAAATACCTCGATGCAGCTAAATTTTATGATGACAAACTTTGATATAATGCAAGCAAAAAAGGTCAAATTTGCTAGTTCATATCTGCTGCTCGGTCGATAGCCACTACTTTTTACAGCGCCTACGAAAAGACTATCCAAATGAACGAATAGTAGGCTATTTTTATGATCCAAACATACATCCATATAGCGAATTTTTACTGCGTTTTGAGGACGTGAAGCGAAGCTGCGAGAAGCTAGGCATCAAGCTTTTATGCGGCGAATACGACTATGAGGCGTGGCTTGGTGGCACAAAGGGGCTTGAAGACGAGCCAGAAAAGGGTAAAAGGTGCGAGTACTGCTTTGATTTTCGTATGAAAGACTCCGCTAAAAAGGCACTTGAGCTAGGACTTGGTAAGATCACGACGACACTTTTGATGAGCCCAAAAAAGGACTTTTCTCAGCTTAAAAAGGCGCTTGATGAGGCAGTGGCTGGCTCAAATTTAGAGGCGGTTGCGGTTGATTATAGAAAAAATGGCGGCACAAGCGAGCAGTTCATCCTAGCTAAAAAAGATAAGCTCTATCACCAAAATTACTGCGGCTGCGTCTTTGCACTAAAAAAACAGCGCGACTCGCAAAATTTGCCCCAAAGTGAGCTAACGAGCGAGCTACACGCAAGGGCGCTTTATGGCAGCATAGAAGCTAGGCTTGAGCTTTATAAAAAGGTGCGCGAGTGCGAGGCGAGAGGTGAGAAATTTCACCTTTTTAGAAGGCGATTTTTAAACTACAGGCTTTTACGCGCTAGTGTGAAATTTCAAAACGCTGTGATACCAAGCTACTTTGTGCTCTACTCTGGCTTTAAAAGAGAAAATTTGAAGCTAAATGTAGAAAATTCCTGCGAAATGGACGATGAGCTAAAAGAGGGCGCGATATTTATGAGCATAGAGCGCTTTAATAAATTTACAAACAGCAAATTTAAAAGCGTTGATGAGCTTTGCAAAAGGCCGCTTGAGCTTGATGATGAGCTAAAATTTCGCCGTGAGATAAGCGGGGAGTTTTCGCAAAATCCTATCATCATCTTAGACGAGGTCAAAAAGGGTAGCTACGAAATTTACGCAAAGGCTGTTTTTTACAACGATAGCGAAGAAATTTTGGTTTTAGACTAAAAGGTAAGTTTATAAAATTTATCTTAAAGCAGTGAATTAAATTTTTGCCACATAAGGCGAAATTTAGAGATTTTTAAAAGAGGCTAATAATTTTTTTCTTAGTATAAATTTGTTACAATCGCCACAAATTTACATTACTAAGGCTAAAACGTGATAGACGTCGTAGAAATTCAAAAAATTCTTCCACATAGATTCCCATTTTTACTTATAGATAGAGTTGTCGAGCTAGAGCCAGCTAAGAATATCGTAGCTTACAAAAATGTAACCATTGGCGAGCCGATATTTCAGGGGCATTTCCCAGGTCACCCGATCTATCCTGGCGTGATGATAATCGAAGGTATGGCGCAAGCTGGCGGTGTGCTAGCGTTTAAGAGCATGAGTGATGAGCATCAAGCTGGTATCGAGAATAAAGTAGTCTATTTTATGAGCATAGACGGAGCAAAATTTCGCCATCCGGTCCGTCCTGGAGATAGACTAGAGTATAGATTAAATGTGCTAAAGCACAAAGGAAATATCTGGGTGCTTGAAGGCAAAGCATACGTAGATGACGCACTTTGCGCTGAGGCTGAACTAAAAGCGATGATAGTCGATAAATAGGCTTTAAGAAAAAGAGAGACAATGAAAAATATCCACCAAACAGCCGTTATAGAAGATGGAGCGATCATTGGAGATGACGCAAATATCGAGGCTTATGCATTTGTAAGTAAAGATGCGGTCCTTGGCAACAACGTCACGATAAAACAAGGCGCAAGGGTGATTGGCAAGACGAGGATCGGCGATAACTCTCGTGTATTTAGCTACGCGATCGTGGGCGATATCCCGCAAGATATCAGCTATAAAGATGAGACTGATACTGGCGTTATTATCGGCGAACACGCAACTATACGTGAGTTTTGCACGATAAACTCAGGCACGCACAAAGGCGATGGCATAACAAGGATCGGTGATAATGCCTTTATCATGGCCTACTCTCACATCGCACATGATTGCATCATTGGTAATAACGTCATTTTGGCAAATAACGCAACACTAGCAGGCCACGTCGAGCTTGGTGATTATGCTGTTGTTGGCGGTCTTACGCCAATTCATCAGTTTGTTAGAGTGGGTGAGAGCTGCATGATCGCAGGGGCTAGTGCGCTAAGCCAAGATGTAGTGCCATTTTGCCTAGCTGAGGGCAACAGAGCCTATATAAGAAGCTTAAATTTAGTTGGCATTAGACGTAGATTTGATAAAGAGCAAGTTGAGGAGCTAGTTCGCGCTTATAAATTTTTGTTTAATCAAGGCATTAACCTAAAAGATCAAGCAAACGAGCTAATCGCAAAAACCAGCGATGAAAATGTTAAAAAAATGTGTAAATTTATATTAGAAACGACAAGAGGAATTCCGCTTGCAAAAGGAAGAGATTAATGGCTAGAAAGTGTAATTTTTGTGGAGAGGCTGAGTCTGCTGAGAGAAGATTACTCGCTGATATCGAAGGAAATGCCTATATATGCGAGTACTGCATAGCAGCCGCATACGATATGATACATGGAGATACTAGCGTAGAAGAGAGTAAAAATGACGAAACGATAGAGTATCAAAAGCTCACACCAAAGGAGCTAAAAGCGGTACTTGATAACTATGTGATCGGTCAAGATAGAGCTAAAAAGGTCTTTAGCGTCGGCGTATATAACCACTATAAGAGAATTTTTAAACAAAGCGACATTAAAGACGATACTGAAATTTCAAAATCAAACATCCTGCTTGTTGGCCCAACTGGAAGCGGAAAGACGTTGATGGCTCAGACTTTGGCAAGATTTCTTGATGTACCTATCGCAATTTGTGATGCCACAAGCCTAACTGAGGCTGGATATGTCGGCGAGGACGTTGAAAATATCCTAACAAGGCTCTTGCAAGCTGCAAATGGTGATGTTAAAAAGGCGGAGCAAGGCATCGTCTTTGTAGATGAGATCGATAAGATCGCTAGAATGAGTGAAAATAGAAGCATCACAAGAGACGTTTCGGGTGAAGGCGTACAGCAAGCATTATTAAAGATCATCGAAGGAAGCGTCGTGAACATCCCACCAAAAGGTGGCAGAAAGCATCCAAACCAAGACTTCATCCAGATAGATACGACAAATATCTTATTCGTTTGTGGCGGTGCATTTGACGGACTTCTTGATATTATAGAGAGAAGGGTTGGTAAAAACGTACTTGGATTTAACCAAGAAAAACGTGGTAAAAATGAAAAAGAAAATTTACTAAGTCTACTTGAGCCAGACGATCTTGTAAGATATGGTCTCATTCCAGAGCTCATTGGTAGACTTCACGTGGTGGCTACTTTGAATGAGATAACAAAAGAAGATATGGTTAAAATTTTAACCGAGCCAAAAAATGCGATATTAAAACAATACCAAAAGCTTTGTGCGATTGATGGCGCTACGCTTAAATTTGATGATGAAGCACTTGAAGAGATAGCAAGTCTGGCCATTGAGCGAAAGACTGGAGCTAGAGGGCTTAGAAGTATAATGGAAGAGCTTATGACAGACATAATGTATGAGCTGCCAGAGTTAAAAGAATATGATATTGTTATCTCAAAAGAGACTGTAAAAGATAAGGCAAAGCCAATTTTAATAAAGCACGATAAGAAAATAGCATAAAGGAAATAGATGTTTTTAGATCAGGTTATAGGTTTTTTCTCAAGTGATATGGGTATAGATCTAGGTACAGCAAATACACTTGTTTTGGTAAAGGATAAAGGCATAATAATAAACGAGCCTTCTGTTGTTGCAGTAAGGCGTGAGAAATATGGCAAACAAAAAATTTTAGCGGTCGGACATGCTGCAAAAGAGATGGTAGGAAAAACTCCAGGCGATATCGAGGCGATAAGGCCGATGAGAGATGGCGTAATTGCGGATTTTGATATGACTGAGCGCATGATACGCTATTTTATAGAAAAGACTCATAAAAGAAAAAGCTTTTTACGCCCAAGGATCATCATCTCAGTTCCTTATGGACTTACTCAGGTCGAAAGAAAAGCTGTTAGAGAAAGTGCTTTAAGTGCTGGAGCAAGAGAGGTATTTTTGATCGAAGAGCCTATGGCAGCAGCGATTGGCGCAAATTTACCAGTTCGTGAGCCACAAGGTAACCTAGTGGTTGATATCGGTGGTGGTACGACTGAGATAGGCGTTGTCTCGCTTGGCGGACTAGTCATCTCAAAATCAATCCGCACAGCTGGCGATAAGATCGATATTAGCATTGTTAATTACATAAAAGAGAAATATAACCTACTAATAGGTGAGCGAACTGGCGAGGAGATAAAGATCGCTGTAGGTTCTGCTGTGCAGCTTGAAAAAGAGCTAAGCGTAGTGGTAAAAGGACGCGACCAAGTAAGTGGTCTTTTAAGTAGAGTCGAGCTAACAAGCGAAGATGTAAGAGAGGCGATGAGAGAACCGCTAAAAGAGATTGCAGATGCGCTTAAAACCGTGCTTGAGATGATGCCGCCTGATCTTGCTGGTGATATCGTGGAGACTGGTATCGTATTAACTGGTGGTGGAGCACTTATTAGAGGACTTGATAAATTTTTATCTGATATCGTTAAACTTCCAGTTTTTGTAGCTGACGAGCCACTCCTTGCGGTTGCTAGAGGAACGGGCAAGGCACTTGAAGAGATTGGGCTTTTACAACAGCTGACAAATGAAGAGTAAGATTGTTCTTTTTGTTTTTATAGCATTGCTTGCTACGGCCTCAGTTTTCAAGGGAGAAATTTTAAGTAATCTTTCTATTGGGTTTAGTAACTATGCTACAAATTCATACGACAATTTTGCTAAAAGCGTGAAAGACTATATAAACGAATATTTTAGGCAGGCTAGCGAGATAGAAAAACTAAGAGCGCAAAATGAAGAGCTAGAGCGCTCAGCCACGCTTCTTTCTACTTTTGCGAACGAGCTAAATCAAATTTTAAAAGATAAAAACTCAACTGCCTATGCCCCAGCTGTAAAGCTAGTAAAAGGGCTTAGCTACGTTCATATCGGGGATTATAATAAAATTTGGATAAGCGAGTTTGAAGGATACAACCCAAATAAAATTTACGGGCTTATCTATCAAGGAAATAGTGCTGGCATCGTCATCGCAAAAGATGGCAAGCCACTAGCTTACTTGCAAAATGACCCAAAAAGTATATTTGCAGTTTATATAGGAAATGACAAAATTCCAGGCGTTGCGCATGGAAATCAAGGCCAAATAATGGTGAAATTTATCCCACAATGGCTCAGCCCAAAAGAGGGCGATGAGGTCTTTACGAGCGGGCTTGACGGGATATTTTTTAGTGGGGTGCCAGTAGGGCGCGTGAGTAAAATTTTAAAAGAGAGCTCCTATCAAAGCGTGATAGTTGAGCCCTATGCGAAGCTAAACATACCAAACTATCTATACGTTGTAACAAAGGAAAAATAATGCCAAAAAGAACAGATATAAATACCATTTTGCTAATCGGCTCAGGCCCTATCGTCATCGGTCAAGCCTGCGAATTTGACTACTCAGGCACGCAAGCAGCCAAGACGCTAAAAGAGCTTGGATACCGCGTAGTGCTTATCAACTCAAACCCAGCCACCATCATGACTGACCCAAATTTTGCCGATGCAACGTATATAGAGCCGATCACAAAAGATAGCATTTTAAAGATCATCGAAAAAGAAAATATTGACGCCATCTTGCCAACGATGGGCGGTCAAGTAGCACTAAATGCTGCTATGGAGGTCTTTGAGAGCGGTCTTTTAAAGGATGTGAAATTTCTTGGTGCAAACCCAGAAGCGATAAAAAAGGGCGAAGATAGACAAATTTTTAAGGCTACCATGCAAAAGATCGGCATGGATCTGCCTGAGAGTAGATATGCTTATAACATGGACGACGCGCTAAATGCGGCAAATGAGATAGGCTTTCCGCTCATCATAAGAGCTAGCTACACGCTTGGTGGCGCAGGAAGCGGCGTGGCTTACAATATGGACGAATTTAAAGAGTTAGCCAACACTGGCCTTGACGCAAGCCCAATACATGAAATTTTGATAGAAGAGAGCCTGCTTGGCTGGAAAGAGTACGAGATGGAGGTCATCAGAGATAGAAATGATAACTGCATCATCGTCTGCTCGATCGAAAATTTTGACCCAATGGGCGTTCACACAGGCGATAGCATCACGGTTGCACCAGCACTCACACTCACAGATAAAGAGTATCAGGCTATGCGTGACGCTAGCTTTGCCATACTTCGTGAGATCGGTGTTGATACTGGTGGTAGTAATGTGCAGTTTGCCATAGATCCAAAAACTGGCCGTATGATCGTTATCGAGATGAACCCACGTGTTAGTCGAAGCTCAGCCCTTGCAAGTAAGGCTACTGGCTATCCTATCGCAAAGGTCGCGACACTGCTTGCAGTTGGTTTTAGTCTAGATGAGATCAAAAACGACATCACAGGCACACCTGCTAGCTTTGAGCCGGTGATTGACTACATAGTGACAAAAATTCCACGTTTTACATTTGAGAAATTCCCAGGATCAAACCCATATCTAGGCACTGCGATGAAGTCAGTTGGCGAGGTTATGGCCATTGGTAGGACATTTAAAGAGAGTATCCAAAAGGCGCTTTGCAGCCTAGAGCGCGACCTTTGCGGATTTAACAGCCTTAGTCTAGAGAAAAATGCCTTGGTTTATGGCATCAGAAATGCAAATGAGAGGAGAATTTTATATCTAGCGCAAGCCTTTAGAGATGGATTTAGCGTGGCTGAGGTGCATGAGTTTAGTAAGATTGATCCTTGGTTTTTAGAGCAAATTTATGAGATAGTTAAATTTGAAGATAAGATCGATATGGATATCTTAAACAACGAGGAGTTGCTGCGAGAGGCTAAAAGCATGGGCTTTTCAGATAAGATGATAGCTGTGCTTATAAATGAAAAAGACGATCTTGAGCTCAGTCAAAATGATATCTATTTTGCTAGGCAAAAGCTTGGTATCGAGCTTGAATACAACGAGGTTGATACTTGCGCGGGCGAATTTAAGGCGCTAACGCCGTATCTTTACTCAACCACAAATATCACCAAATTTCCTAAAAAAGAGCTTGTAAAAGACGCTAAAAAGGTAATGATAATAGGCGGTGGTCCAAACAGGATCGGCCAGGGTATAGAGTTTGACTACTGCTGCGTGCATGCAAGCTACGCTCTAAGAGACCTTGGCATAAAAACGATAATGTACAACTGCAACCCAGAAACCGTCTCAACCGACTACGACACGAGTGATATTTTATATTTTGAGCCGATCGATTTTGAGCACGTGAGATCGGTCATCGAGCGTGAAAAGCCAGACGGCGTGATCGTGCATTTTGGCGGCCAAACTCCGCTTAAATTTGCAAAACGCTTAAGCGTGATCGGTGCAAAGATCATTGGAACAACTGCAAGAGTGATCGATGTGGCCGAGGATAGAAAGAAATTTAGCGAATTTATAAATAAAATAGGCGTCCTTCAACCTAAAAATGACACCGCCACTAGCCTAGAAGAAGCTTTGCAAAAAGCCGCTACTATCGGCTATCCAGTGCTAGTTCGCCCAAGCTATGTCCTAGGTGGTAGGGCGATGAGAAGGGTACACAACGAGAGCGAGCTAAAAGAGTATATGAGTGAAGCGGTAAAGGTTAGTAATCACTCGCCAGTACTACTTGATAAATTTTTACAAGATGCAAAAGAGCTTGACGTAGATGCTATATGTGACGGCAAAGAGGTCTATATCGGCGCTATAATGGAGCATATCGAAGAGGCTGGAATTCACTCTGGCGACTCGGCTTGCATATTGCCACCGATGAGTTTAAGTGATGAAATGATAAAAAAAGTGGAGAAGCAAACCAGAGATATCGCGCTAAATTTAGGCGTTGTCGGCCTTATGAATATCCAGTTTGCTATCTATGAAAACGAGCTTTATATGATCGAGGTAAATCCTCGTGCGAGTAGGACTGTGCCGTTTGTGAGCAAGGCTACTGGCGTGCCTATGGCAAAGGTAGCGACAAGAGTCATGTGGCAGGGAAATTTACGTGAGGCGCTTAAATTTTATGATGATTACAAAGTTGTTTATGAGGACGGCGACATCTTAAAACCTCGCGTTAGCTCGCATATTTGCGTAAAAGAGTGCGTATTGCCGTTTAACAAGCTAAGCGGCGCCGATCTCATCCTTGGCCCTGAGATGAAGAGTACGGGTGAAGTAATGGGCATAAGTCACGATTTTGCAAGCTCATTTGCAAAGAGTCAGATCGCTGCGAGCAATACTTTGCCAAGCAAGGGTAGGGTCTTTTTAACGCTAGCTGACGCTGATAAATCTTACGCACCTGATCTTGCGAGAGAGCTAATAGCGCTTGGCTTTAGCATCATCGCAACTGGCGGTACACATAAAATTTTAAGCGAGGCTGGTGTGGAGGCCGAGTTTGTCTATAAGATAAGCGAGGGCAGACCAAACGTCGAAGATAGGCTCAAAAACGGCGATATCGCACTTGTTATTAACACAAGCGATACAAAATCAAGCGTGGATGATGGTAAAAAGATCCGTCAAAATGTGCTTAGATTTAAAATTCCTTACTTTACAACGATCCGCGCAGCACTTGCAGCCGCTAAGTCGCTAAGCTCGGTACAAACTGGCAAAGCACTTGAAGTAAAAAGCTTGCAAGAGTATTTATCTAAAAAATAATAAATTTAAGGCAGTTTAGCTTATAGCTAAACTGTTTTTTGAAGTGTTGCTAGAAGCAGTAGATGTCTATGTATGGCATTTTGCCTTGAATTTTAGTCTAGCTTTCATCAATCTAGTAATATTAAAGCTTATGTTTAATATAATCTCACTCAAAAGGAGAGATTATGAAAATTTTAAATGTTTTTTTTACGGGTATTATATTTGTCCTTGCTCCTATTTTTACGCTATTTGTTGGAATTTACAACAACTACTTTTCTTACTATGGCATAAGCGAGTATTTTAATGTTATTTTTGTTGATAACGTGCCTTTCTTATGGCTTTTACCTGTATTTTTTATATTTGGATATTGCTTTTTTTACGCGCCTTTTAGAAAAATTTTTAGAGCTTTTTATTTAGTTTTGCTGATAGTTTGTGCTTTTAGTTGGTATCCTGACTTTGGACGCACTTTAGGAGAGAATTATTTTATGAGTAAATCGCTATCTTTAGATATCTCATCAAATTTAGAAAATGAGCAAAAGACTGATGGAAAGATACTTTATGATGGACGAAGAGAAATTTATTTTTTAAGAAGCGATAATAATAAAGTCGTTAAAATTTCAAAGTAAAGTTTTACCTTTATTTAGTTAAAATGGCATAAAAATTTAAAGGTTTAAAATGCGTTTAAAACTCCCACACGTTCCGTATATTTCACATAAAATAGCAATAGATCTTCTAAATTGTGGTTTCGTAAGATTAAATAAAGGCATTGAGCCAATCGTATCAAAAACAAGCGAAATTTTAACAGTCGATATTCAAAAAGAAAGAGCTTTAGATGAGCGAGTAAATGAGCTTTT from Campylobacter concisus includes:
- a CDS encoding isoleucyl-tRNA synthetase; amino-acid sequence: MKILNVFFTGIIFVLAPIFTLFVGIYNNYFSYYGISEYFNVIFVDNVPFLWLLPVFFIFGYCFFYAPFRKIFRAFYLVLLIVCAFSWYPDFGRTLGENYFMSKSLSLDISSNLENEQKTDGKILYDGRREIYFLRSDNNKVVKISK